From Aptenodytes patagonicus chromosome 1, bAptPat1.pri.cur, whole genome shotgun sequence, one genomic window encodes:
- the TPBGL gene encoding trophoblast glycoprotein-like, producing the protein MARRQARAAGSGRWLPWLGLALLPLAVSPAAAPGGCPSACYCVATPELVQCRYERLEEPPRELPATVHNLSIAGSNLSVLHRAAFAARPLPDLRLLRLRHDNIQIIEDMALQGLPALRTLDLSHNPLLSVAAGAFAGAPLLRTLQLNQALLAAPLEEQLALALRNLSLRRLELAGNALRALPAALLPAGLEELDLRNNSLQRLTAAELRSLEAPGLRGLRLTLGANPLSCDCALRPFLAWLRVTAARLPDARSLHCAGPPPLRGATLLHLRPEGLACAATEGGEPGQLETASYVFFGIVLALIGIVFLMVLYLNRRGIKRWLHNLREACRDQMEGYHYRYEQDADPRRANAIGTPGL; encoded by the coding sequence ATGGCCCGCAGGCAggcgcgggcagcgggcagcgggcgctggctgccctggctggggctCGCCTTGCTGCCGCTGGCCGtgtcccccgccgccgcccccgggggctGCCCGTCCGCCTGCTACTGCGTGGCCACCCCGGAGCTGGTGCAGTGCCGGTACGAGAGGTTGGAGGAACCGCCGAGGGAGCTGCCGGCCACCGTGCACAACCTCAGCATCGCCGGCAGCAACCTGAGCGTGCTGCACCGCGCTGCCTTCGCTGCCCGCCCGCTGCCAGACCTCCGCCTGCTCCGCTTGCGCCACGATAACATCCAAATCATCGAGGACATGGCTCTGCAAGGGTTGCCCGCCCTGCGCACCCTCGACCTGAGCCACAACCCGCTGCTCTCGGTGGCCGCCGGCGCTTTCGCCGGCGCGCCGCTGCTGCGTACGCTGCAGCTGAACCAGGCGCTGCTGGCCGCCCCGTTGGAGGAGCAGCTCGCCTTGGCCCTGCGCAACCTCAGCCTGCGGCGCTTGGAGCTGGCGGGCAACGCTCTGCGGGCGCTGCCGGCCGCCCTGCTGCCCGCCGGCCTGGAGGAGCTGGACCTGCGTAACAACTCGCTGCAGCGGCTGACAGCCGCTGAGCTGCGGAGCCTGGAAGCGCCGGGGTTGCGGGGGCTGCGGCTCACCTTGGGGGCCAACCCGCTGAGTTGCGACTGTGCCCTGCGCCCGTTCCTCGCCTGGCTGCGCGTCACCGCTGCCCGCCTGCCCGATGCCCGCAGCCTGCACTGTGCCGGACCACCGCCGCTACGCGGGGCCACCCTGCTGCACCTGCGGCCCGAGGGGCTGGCGTGCGCGGCCACTGAGGGCGGCGAGCCCGGTCAGCTGGAGACGGCCTCTTACGTCTTCTTCGGCATCGTGTTGGCCCTCATCGGTATCGTCTTCCTCATGGTGCTCTACCTGAACCGCCGCGGCATCAAGCGTTGGCTGCACAACCTGCGTGAGGCTTGCCGCGACCAGATGGAGGGCTACCACTACCGCTATGAGCAGGACGCCGATCCCCGCCGTGCCAACGCCATCGGCACCCCCGGCCTCTGA